One window from the genome of Halostella litorea encodes:
- a CDS encoding ATP-binding cassette domain-containing protein — MIEVDGVSVSLGGAEVLSDVDAAVDRGSFVGLVGPNGAGKTTLLRTMSGALAPDAGSVRIGGDAVHDLPSKAASRRVAVVPQETHLAFEFDVETVVGMGRHPHRSRFGGPSERDREAVADAMERTGVARFADRSVGAVSGGERQRVLLARAVAQDAPALLLDEPTASLDVNHQVETLELVADLVADGKTAVAAIHDLDLAARYCDELVMLSDGGVLASGPPAEVVSEANLAEAFDADAVVSRDGATGSLSVTALPDRPSADATVHVVGGGETGARAIDALGAAGFDRTAGPLPVGDAAAETARSQGVDAVTTPPFSAVDGGTVEAVRERVAAADVTVVADLAVTPGNRDVLDAVAEADRPVVVETRPFAERNRAGDRARERYERLRRRATVVTADDVAAAARELRGTVPAEIEQ, encoded by the coding sequence GTGATCGAGGTCGACGGCGTCTCCGTCTCGCTGGGCGGGGCCGAGGTGCTGTCCGACGTCGACGCGGCGGTCGACCGCGGCTCGTTCGTCGGGCTGGTCGGCCCGAACGGCGCGGGCAAGACGACGCTGCTCCGAACGATGAGCGGGGCACTCGCGCCCGACGCCGGCTCGGTCCGGATCGGCGGGGACGCCGTCCACGACCTGCCCTCGAAGGCGGCCAGCCGCCGGGTCGCGGTCGTCCCGCAGGAGACCCACCTCGCCTTCGAGTTCGACGTGGAGACGGTCGTCGGGATGGGCCGGCACCCCCACCGCTCGCGCTTCGGCGGCCCCTCGGAGCGCGACCGCGAGGCCGTCGCCGACGCGATGGAGCGCACCGGCGTCGCGCGGTTCGCGGACCGCTCGGTCGGCGCGGTCAGCGGCGGCGAGCGCCAGCGCGTCCTGCTGGCCCGCGCCGTCGCACAGGACGCGCCCGCGCTCCTGCTGGACGAACCGACCGCGAGCCTCGACGTGAACCACCAGGTCGAGACGCTCGAACTCGTCGCGGACCTGGTCGCCGACGGGAAGACGGCCGTCGCGGCCATCCACGACCTCGACCTCGCGGCCCGCTACTGCGACGAACTCGTCATGCTCTCGGACGGCGGCGTCCTCGCGTCCGGCCCGCCGGCGGAGGTGGTGTCGGAGGCCAACCTCGCCGAGGCCTTCGACGCCGACGCCGTCGTCTCGCGGGACGGCGCGACGGGGAGCCTCTCGGTCACGGCGCTGCCGGACCGCCCGTCGGCGGACGCGACCGTCCACGTCGTCGGCGGCGGGGAGACCGGCGCGCGCGCCATCGACGCCCTCGGGGCCGCCGGCTTCGACCGGACGGCCGGGCCGCTCCCGGTCGGCGACGCGGCCGCCGAAACCGCACGCTCCCAGGGCGTCGACGCGGTGACGACGCCGCCGTTTTCCGCCGTCGACGGGGGGACCGTCGAGGCGGTCCGCGAGCGCGTCGCGGCGGCCGACGTCACGGTCGTCGCCGACCTCGCTGTCACGCCCGGCAACCGCGACGTGCTGGACGCCGTCGCGGAGGCCGACCGGCCGGTCGTCGTGGAGACCCGGCCCTTCGCGGAGCGCAACCGGGCCGGCGACCGCGCCCGGGAGCGCTACGAGCGCCTGCGGCGGCGCGCGACGGTCGTGACGGCCGACGACGTGGCCGCGGCGGCGCGGGAGCTACGCGGGACGGTGCCGGCGGAGATAGAACAGTGA
- a CDS encoding PGF-CTERM-anchored ABC transporter substrate-binding protein, producing MPRDGVRRMVALLVVAASVVALAAPAAGASAAGTAAATPASADGAFAASATAQENCSFPVTVTDAKGNELTLEERPESVVALQPSAAQTMWEIGAQGQVTGLPISQYTDYLDGREGKTDISQDDGVSVSIETAVATDADLVLAPNSTPDSTISQLREVGMPVYEFRMAESIGDIYEKTNTTGRLTGNCEGAAEAVGEMRTDIRVVQEAVSGEEPGTVYYQMTGGFTAGEGTFINRIIELGGGENIAASANVTGYDTLSNEVVVAQNPEWILVQEQYGLQQTEALSATTAVQEDQIIEVNANYLNQPAPRVVIPISQVAQSIHPEAYAEANASIRGDAGTDGTTTTTDNGGMGDDGGSDDTETSDGGGQPGMGVGAAVAALVAALALARRR from the coding sequence ATGCCACGAGACGGAGTTCGACGGATGGTTGCACTGCTTGTCGTCGCGGCGAGCGTCGTCGCCCTCGCCGCGCCCGCCGCCGGCGCGTCGGCGGCCGGCACGGCCGCGGCGACGCCGGCGAGCGCCGACGGGGCGTTCGCCGCGTCCGCGACCGCACAGGAGAACTGCTCGTTCCCGGTCACGGTGACCGACGCGAAGGGGAACGAACTGACGCTGGAGGAGCGCCCGGAGTCGGTCGTCGCGCTCCAGCCAAGCGCCGCCCAGACGATGTGGGAGATCGGAGCCCAGGGGCAGGTGACCGGGCTGCCGATCAGCCAGTACACCGACTACCTCGACGGGCGCGAGGGCAAGACCGACATCAGTCAGGACGACGGCGTCTCCGTGAGCATCGAGACGGCCGTCGCCACGGACGCCGACCTCGTGCTCGCGCCGAACAGCACGCCCGACTCGACGATCAGCCAGCTCCGCGAGGTCGGGATGCCGGTGTACGAGTTCCGCATGGCGGAGTCGATAGGGGACATCTACGAGAAGACAAACACCACGGGTCGCCTCACTGGTAACTGTGAGGGCGCGGCCGAGGCCGTCGGCGAGATGCGGACCGACATCCGGGTCGTGCAGGAGGCCGTCAGCGGCGAGGAGCCCGGCACGGTGTACTACCAGATGACCGGCGGCTTCACCGCCGGCGAGGGGACGTTCATCAACCGGATCATCGAACTCGGCGGCGGCGAGAACATCGCCGCGTCGGCCAACGTCACCGGCTACGACACCCTGTCGAACGAGGTTGTCGTCGCGCAGAACCCCGAGTGGATACTGGTCCAGGAGCAGTACGGCCTCCAGCAGACCGAGGCGCTCTCCGCGACCACCGCGGTCCAGGAGGACCAGATCATCGAGGTGAACGCCAACTACCTCAACCAGCCCGCGCCGCGGGTCGTGATCCCGATCAGCCAGGTCGCACAGTCGATCCACCCCGAGGCGTACGCCGAGGCCAACGCCAGCATCCGCGGGGACGCCGGAACGGACGGGACGACCACGACGACGGATAACGGCGGTATGGGCGACGACGGCGGCAGCGACGACACCGAGACCAGCGACGGCGGCGGCCAGCCCGGCATGGGCGTCGGGGCCGCGGTCGCCGCGCTGGTGGCGGCGCTGGCGCTCGCGCGTCGCCGCTGA
- a CDS encoding ornithine cyclodeaminase family protein, which produces MTSTRFLTSDDVAGLASPAEYVDAVREGYRQRGEGAPAEPRTKLRNESPPGMLTGYSAVLPDTGAMGGYMYAAGFGAADAWFVTPLFDAESGEPLALLDGASMNPFKTGAAGAVGVDALARPDASHVALIGSGAQARGQLRATVTVRDVETVDVYSPTKENRESFAAEMNERLDASVAAVASSSAAVEEADVVITATTASEPVFDGGMLADGAHVTAMGQYDPEKRELDATTIERATYVPDLRERVTQDAGSFIHALEEGVVSEDHVHAELGEVVAGEAPGRESPDEATVFDSGGTGIETVAAAHMLYERAAERDLGSEIEFAPASEALTGE; this is translated from the coding sequence ATGACGAGCACACGGTTCCTGACGAGCGACGACGTCGCCGGCCTCGCCTCGCCCGCGGAGTACGTCGACGCGGTCCGCGAGGGCTACCGCCAGCGCGGCGAGGGCGCGCCCGCCGAACCGCGGACCAAGCTCCGAAACGAGTCCCCGCCCGGCATGCTGACCGGGTACTCCGCGGTGCTGCCCGACACCGGTGCGATGGGCGGATACATGTACGCCGCGGGGTTCGGCGCGGCCGACGCCTGGTTCGTCACGCCGCTGTTCGACGCCGAAAGCGGCGAGCCGCTCGCGCTGCTGGACGGCGCGAGCATGAACCCCTTCAAGACCGGGGCGGCCGGCGCGGTCGGCGTCGACGCCCTCGCGCGGCCGGACGCGAGCCACGTCGCGCTGATCGGCAGCGGCGCGCAGGCCCGCGGCCAGTTGCGCGCGACCGTGACGGTCCGGGACGTCGAGACCGTCGACGTCTACTCGCCCACCAAGGAGAACCGCGAGTCGTTCGCGGCGGAGATGAATGAGCGCCTCGACGCCTCCGTCGCCGCCGTCGCCAGCAGCTCCGCGGCCGTCGAGGAGGCCGACGTCGTCATCACGGCGACGACGGCCAGCGAGCCGGTGTTCGACGGCGGGATGCTCGCCGACGGCGCACACGTCACGGCGATGGGGCAGTACGACCCCGAGAAGCGCGAACTCGACGCTACCACGATCGAACGCGCGACGTACGTCCCCGACCTGCGCGAGCGCGTCACGCAGGACGCCGGCTCGTTCATTCACGCGCTGGAGGAAGGCGTCGTGAGCGAGGACCACGTCCACGCCGAACTCGGCGAGGTGGTCGCCGGCGAGGCCCCCGGCCGCGAGAGCCCGGACGAGGCGACCGTGTTCGACAGCGGCGGCACGGGGATCGAGACGGTCGCCGCCGCCCACATGCTGTACGAACGAGCCGCCGAGCGGGACCTCGGGTCGGAGATCGAGTTCGCGCCCGCCAGCGAGGCGCTGACGGGGGAGTAG
- the srp19 gene encoding signal recognition particle subunit SRP19: protein MVENVIWPAYLDADLSRTEGRRVPADVAVPKPTVDEIAEAAGQVGYDAVIERDKAYSREGYEERGRVLIKNADDDAKNDIVQAVAAYVAALRD from the coding sequence ATGGTCGAAAACGTCATCTGGCCCGCGTATCTCGACGCGGACCTGAGCCGCACCGAGGGCCGCCGGGTTCCGGCGGACGTCGCCGTACCGAAACCGACGGTCGACGAGATAGCCGAGGCGGCCGGACAGGTGGGCTACGACGCCGTGATCGAACGCGACAAGGCCTACTCCCGCGAGGGGTACGAGGAGCGCGGCCGGGTGCTCATCAAGAACGCGGACGACGACGCGAAAAACGACATCGTCCAGGCGGTCGCCGCGTACGTCGCCGCCCTCCGGGACTGA
- the corA gene encoding magnesium/cobalt transporter CorA has product MTVETIVYDEAGASSYDDVATARDAPGTTWVRVVGPTEAELTAIRDTFGIHPLETEDVQNGVRPKVELFDDHTFVLVKEAELARGETTFEEELVEDPIGIFFGDGWVVTLAPNRIDAVRRAWEAVGRGDARLVARGADFAAYRILDGIVDDYYGLLDEIEDDIERVEDEVIDSPDVGTLERIQSLRRELLSLRRLVWPVRDAASVLARGDPDQVTEEAEKYYRDVYDHVVQLVDLVETYRDLASGARDIYLNSLSASTNEVMKKLTVVATIVLPLTFVAGVYGMNFDGSPYNMPELTWRYGYPAVLIVMALLAVGMAAYFRREGWL; this is encoded by the coding sequence GTGACGGTCGAGACCATCGTCTACGACGAGGCCGGGGCGTCGTCGTACGACGACGTGGCGACGGCCCGCGACGCCCCGGGGACGACGTGGGTCCGCGTCGTCGGCCCCACCGAGGCCGAACTGACGGCGATCAGGGACACCTTCGGGATCCATCCGCTGGAGACGGAGGACGTGCAAAACGGCGTCCGGCCGAAGGTGGAACTGTTCGACGACCACACCTTCGTGCTGGTCAAGGAGGCCGAACTCGCCCGCGGGGAGACGACGTTCGAGGAGGAACTGGTCGAGGACCCCATCGGGATCTTCTTCGGGGACGGCTGGGTCGTCACGCTGGCTCCCAACCGCATCGACGCCGTCAGGCGCGCCTGGGAGGCCGTCGGGCGCGGCGACGCCCGGCTGGTCGCCCGCGGGGCGGACTTCGCGGCCTACCGGATCCTGGACGGCATCGTCGACGACTACTACGGCCTCTTGGACGAGATAGAGGACGACATCGAACGCGTCGAGGACGAGGTGATCGACTCGCCCGACGTGGGGACGCTGGAGCGGATCCAGAGCCTCCGGCGGGAACTGCTCTCGCTTCGCCGCCTCGTGTGGCCGGTCCGGGACGCCGCCAGCGTGCTCGCACGCGGCGACCCCGACCAGGTCACCGAGGAGGCCGAGAAGTACTACCGCGACGTGTACGACCACGTCGTCCAGCTGGTCGACCTCGTGGAGACCTATCGCGACCTGGCCAGCGGCGCGCGGGACATCTACCTGAACTCGCTGTCGGCCTCGACCAACGAGGTGATGAAGAAGCTCACCGTCGTCGCCACCATCGTCCTCCCGCTGACGTTCGTCGCCGGCGTGTACGGGATGAACTTCGACGGGAGCCCGTACAACATGCCGGAGCTGACGTGGCGGTACGGCTACCCGGCCGTGCTGATAGTGAT
- a CDS encoding DUF2391 family protein, whose product MSQADDRPPDRPGIDDAMDELEELEGIVDSEDERKQVRETMRTLRKAENPPLFGRIRSSFDVRDAGEALVGSLIFGVPMLVEDGTLDVGRYIADHPPYFLVTVLIGLVVTVGILHAVGFADVESDLLFGVVPRRLLGILVVSGATALVLMTAWGRVDWAEPWVATCQTTVTGVVMAIGAALGDILPEG is encoded by the coding sequence ATGTCTCAAGCCGACGACCGACCGCCGGACCGACCCGGGATCGACGACGCGATGGACGAACTGGAGGAACTGGAGGGGATCGTCGACTCCGAGGACGAGCGCAAGCAGGTCAGGGAGACGATGCGGACGCTCCGGAAGGCCGAGAACCCGCCCCTGTTCGGCCGGATCCGGTCGAGTTTCGACGTTCGGGACGCCGGCGAGGCGCTGGTCGGCAGCCTCATCTTCGGCGTCCCGATGCTGGTCGAGGACGGCACGCTCGACGTCGGGCGCTACATCGCCGATCATCCGCCGTACTTCCTCGTGACCGTCCTGATCGGGCTGGTCGTCACCGTCGGCATCCTCCACGCCGTGGGCTTTGCGGACGTCGAGAGCGACCTCCTGTTCGGGGTGGTGCCCCGGCGCCTCCTCGGTATCCTGGTCGTCTCCGGCGCGACGGCCCTCGTCCTGATGACCGCGTGGGGCCGCGTCGACTGGGCCGAGCCGTGGGTCGCGACGTGCCAGACGACCGTCACCGGCGTCGTGATGGCGATCGGTGCCGCGCTCGGCGACATCCTCCCCGAGGGGTGA
- a CDS encoding H/ACA ribonucleoprotein complex subunit GAR1, with protein sequence MDRLGEVVRTAQGLLILRVPDDATPDIGTEAVDESLNEVGRVVDVFGPVSRPYVAVSPDDDRRLAPMLGEKLYAR encoded by the coding sequence ATGGACCGGCTCGGCGAGGTCGTGCGGACGGCACAGGGCCTTTTGATCCTGCGTGTGCCCGACGACGCGACACCCGACATCGGCACCGAGGCGGTCGACGAGTCGCTGAACGAGGTGGGCCGCGTGGTCGACGTGTTCGGCCCCGTCTCCCGCCCGTACGTCGCCGTCTCCCCGGACGACGACCGCCGGCTCGCGCCCATGCTGGGTGAGAAGCTGTACGCCCGGTAG
- a CDS encoding MFS transporter, with protein MNGNDRSIVGLVMVGHAMVHTYELSIPILVSVWLVEFSVTEATIGLVVTAGYALFGIGALPGGVVADAVGSRRVIAACLLGMSGSFLVLSVAPSIPVITVALLLWGTAASVYHPSGLSLISTGVSERGSAFAYHGIAGNAGIAVGPLATTLLLIPFGWRTVVGLLALPAAVGGLYALRVDVEEGAAVAADGDGRADPVSSLAEFLAGSRSLFAGAFVGVFAVVVASGLYYRGVLTFLPELLADVEALSPVPVAGTTLEPARYAYVGLLTVGMAGQYVGGRLTDRIRTEAGIAAAFATLAVLAVLFVPAADAGLIPLVALGAALGFTLFGVQPLYQATVAEYTPAGTRGLSYGFTYLGTFGVGAFGGTLAGAVLTYATPTALFLALAGVATVGSLVGVALYYATG; from the coding sequence GTGAACGGCAACGACAGGTCCATCGTCGGCCTCGTGATGGTCGGCCACGCGATGGTGCACACGTACGAACTCTCGATCCCGATCCTGGTGTCCGTCTGGCTGGTCGAGTTCTCCGTCACCGAGGCGACGATCGGACTGGTCGTCACCGCAGGGTACGCGCTGTTCGGGATCGGCGCGCTGCCGGGCGGCGTCGTCGCCGACGCGGTCGGATCGCGGCGGGTGATCGCCGCCTGCCTGCTCGGGATGAGCGGCTCCTTCCTCGTTTTGAGCGTCGCGCCATCCATCCCGGTGATCACCGTCGCGCTCCTGCTGTGGGGGACAGCGGCGTCCGTCTACCACCCGTCGGGGCTCTCGCTCATCAGCACCGGCGTCAGCGAGCGCGGGAGCGCCTTCGCCTACCACGGGATCGCCGGCAACGCGGGCATCGCGGTCGGGCCGCTCGCGACCACGCTCCTGCTGATCCCCTTCGGCTGGCGGACCGTCGTCGGCCTGCTCGCGCTCCCCGCGGCGGTCGGCGGCCTGTACGCGCTGCGAGTCGACGTCGAGGAGGGCGCGGCGGTAGCGGCCGACGGCGACGGGCGCGCCGACCCCGTCTCCTCGCTTGCGGAGTTCCTCGCCGGGAGCCGGTCGCTGTTCGCCGGGGCGTTCGTCGGCGTCTTCGCCGTCGTCGTCGCGTCCGGGCTGTACTACCGCGGCGTCCTCACCTTCCTCCCCGAACTGCTGGCCGACGTGGAGGCGCTGTCGCCGGTCCCCGTCGCCGGGACGACCCTCGAACCGGCGCGCTACGCGTACGTCGGCCTGCTCACGGTCGGGATGGCCGGCCAGTACGTCGGCGGACGGCTCACCGACCGGATCCGGACGGAGGCGGGGATCGCGGCGGCGTTCGCCACGCTGGCCGTGCTCGCGGTCCTGTTCGTCCCGGCGGCCGACGCCGGCCTAATCCCGCTGGTCGCGCTCGGCGCGGCGCTTGGCTTCACGCTGTTCGGCGTCCAGCCGCTGTATCAGGCGACTGTCGCGGAGTACACGCCGGCCGGGACGCGCGGGCTCTCCTACGGGTTCACCTACCTCGGCACGTTCGGCGTCGGCGCGTTCGGCGGGACGCTCGCCGGCGCGGTGCTGACGTACGCGACGCCGACGGCGCTGTTCCTCGCGCTCGCGGGCGTGGCGACGGTCGGCTCGCTGGTCGGCGTCGCGCTGTACTACGCGACGGGTTAG
- a CDS encoding class I SAM-dependent methyltransferase, with product MTGDVRPFHRFARWYDLAMPGVDADALRSALELAERPVRRGLDVAGGTGRAARGLPDVEWTVVDAAQGMLTRAADRDLAAVRGDAARLPVREGSVDAVVVVDALHHVADQSEAVREAYRVLRPGGVLAVADFDPRTVRGRALVAAERAVGFDSTFREPTALSADLRRAGFSTLVPEPGFAYVVAGVKPSDG from the coding sequence GTGACGGGGGACGTCCGACCGTTCCACCGCTTCGCCCGGTGGTACGACCTCGCGATGCCCGGTGTCGACGCCGACGCGCTCCGGAGCGCGCTCGAACTCGCCGAGCGGCCGGTCCGGCGGGGACTGGACGTCGCCGGCGGGACGGGACGCGCCGCCCGGGGGCTGCCGGACGTCGAGTGGACCGTCGTCGACGCCGCGCAGGGCATGCTCACCCGCGCGGCGGACCGGGACCTCGCGGCGGTGCGCGGCGACGCGGCGCGGCTCCCGGTCCGCGAGGGGTCGGTCGATGCGGTGGTCGTCGTCGACGCGCTCCACCACGTCGCCGACCAGTCAGAAGCGGTCCGGGAGGCGTACCGCGTCCTCCGCCCGGGCGGCGTGCTCGCGGTGGCGGACTTCGACCCCCGGACGGTCCGCGGCCGCGCGCTCGTGGCGGCCGAGCGCGCCGTCGGGTTCGACTCGACGTTCCGGGAGCCTACCGCGCTGTCGGCCGACCTGCGGCGCGCGGGCTTCTCGACGCTGGTGCCCGAACCCGGCTTCGCGTACGTCGTGGCGGGCGTGAAACCGTCGGATGGATAA
- the btuC gene encoding vitamin B12 ABC transporter permease BtuC: MRTGARAAAWSAALTALLAAVVVVSAAIGPVTLDYVVVAKAAVNAVAVPSSLDLTVSSTPLPYLPASVPVPGLDVSYVRPFSLSTPETAQRIVGQLRLPRIVLGAVVGFALGAAGTVMQGFFRNPMADPSIIGVSSGAAVGAVAAIAVPGMLPVGPRTAAFAGALATAFLVYAIATEGGRTPVATLLLAGVAVQTFLGAVISYLLVMSGRQLREAVYWLMGNLRASTWGEVEFALPVVLAGFLVLLAFARDLNVLLLGETDATHLGVEVERTKRLLLGLASVVTAASVAVVGVVGFVGLIVPHMLRLIVGPDHRILLPTSALAGASFLVATDTLARSGPAEVPVGIVTAALGAPFFLFLLRRREVTAL; encoded by the coding sequence ATGCGAACCGGCGCTCGCGCGGCCGCCTGGTCGGCCGCCCTCACCGCCCTCCTCGCGGCCGTCGTCGTCGTGAGTGCCGCCATCGGTCCGGTGACGCTCGACTACGTCGTGGTGGCGAAGGCGGCGGTCAACGCGGTCGCCGTCCCGTCGTCGCTGGACCTGACCGTCTCGTCCACGCCGCTTCCGTACCTCCCGGCGTCGGTCCCGGTGCCGGGCCTCGACGTGAGCTACGTCCGCCCGTTCTCGCTGTCGACCCCCGAGACCGCCCAGCGCATCGTCGGCCAGCTCCGCCTCCCGCGGATCGTCCTCGGTGCCGTCGTCGGCTTCGCGCTCGGCGCGGCCGGGACGGTGATGCAGGGCTTCTTCCGCAACCCGATGGCCGACCCGTCGATCATCGGCGTCTCGTCGGGGGCGGCCGTCGGCGCGGTCGCCGCCATCGCCGTCCCGGGGATGCTCCCAGTCGGCCCGCGGACGGCGGCGTTCGCCGGCGCGCTGGCGACCGCCTTCCTCGTCTACGCCATCGCCACCGAGGGCGGGCGGACGCCCGTGGCGACGTTGTTGCTCGCCGGCGTGGCGGTCCAGACGTTCCTCGGCGCGGTCATCTCGTACCTGCTCGTCATGAGCGGCCGCCAGCTCCGCGAGGCGGTGTACTGGCTGATGGGGAACCTCCGCGCGTCGACGTGGGGCGAGGTGGAGTTCGCCCTGCCGGTCGTCCTCGCCGGCTTTCTCGTCCTGCTCGCGTTCGCCCGGGACCTCAACGTCCTCCTGCTCGGGGAGACCGACGCGACCCACCTCGGCGTCGAGGTAGAGCGTACGAAGCGCCTGCTGCTCGGGCTGGCGAGCGTCGTCACCGCGGCCTCCGTCGCCGTCGTCGGGGTCGTCGGCTTCGTCGGCCTCATCGTCCCCCACATGCTGCGGCTTATCGTCGGCCCGGACCACCGCATCCTGCTCCCGACGAGCGCGCTCGCCGGGGCCTCCTTTCTCGTCGCCACGGACACGCTCGCGCGCTCCGGCCCCGCGGAGGTGCCGGTCGGCATCGTCACCGCGGCGCTGGGCGCGCCCTTCTTCCTCTTCCTGCTCCGCCGCCGGGAGGTGACCGCGCTGTGA
- a CDS encoding DUF3054 domain-containing protein: MASHDAGNRSPARRSVSVLVPGDALVVAAFLIVGELSHGIDPVAQPLHVLETIAPFLVGWAVAAPLVGLYDDGALATPTRTVRLTTAAWLGAANVGLLLRGSPYFVGGTTWPFPLVITGIGLLFLVTWRVAAGRVLSGR; encoded by the coding sequence ATGGCCTCGCACGACGCCGGAAACCGGTCGCCCGCCCGCCGGTCCGTGAGCGTGCTCGTCCCCGGCGACGCGCTCGTGGTCGCAGCGTTCCTGATCGTCGGTGAGCTGAGCCACGGCATCGACCCGGTCGCCCAGCCGCTCCACGTGCTCGAAACGATCGCGCCGTTCCTGGTCGGCTGGGCGGTCGCCGCGCCGCTGGTCGGCCTCTACGACGACGGCGCGCTGGCGACGCCGACGCGGACCGTCCGGCTGACGACGGCGGCGTGGCTCGGCGCGGCGAACGTCGGCCTCCTGCTCCGCGGGTCGCCGTACTTCGTCGGCGGGACGACCTGGCCGTTCCCGCTCGTCATCACCGGGATCGGGCTGCTGTTTCTCGTGACGTGGCGGGTCGCGGCCGGGCGCGTGCTCTCCGGGCGCTAA
- a CDS encoding presenilin family intramembrane aspartyl protease PSH, which produces MEQRHRAYAAVAATVGIFLLVQVGALALVEPFQSAGYQATEDPGDTTNSFAYLGAILVATVVMLAAIKFDARWFIRGLIVFTSGLLSWYVLNVVVPPVVTVPAGGAAVNVLAVAGAAAIVVGLLVHPEWYVIDAAGIIMGAGAAGIFGISFGILPAIVLLTALAVYDAISVYGTEHMLTLAEGVMDLNVPIMFVVPTSLPYSFLDAGDGADSTDGEGADDPEGTADAAAAAPNGGEPAADGDADSVTDEGPMERDALFIGLGDAVMPTIIVASAAFFVDAGTIEVPGIALNLAALSAMVGTTLGLLALMTMVLKGRAHAGLPLLNGGAIGGYLVGAMASGLTLVQALGL; this is translated from the coding sequence ATGGAACAGCGACATCGCGCGTACGCCGCGGTCGCCGCGACCGTCGGCATCTTCCTTCTGGTACAGGTCGGCGCGCTCGCGCTGGTCGAACCGTTCCAGTCGGCGGGGTATCAGGCGACCGAGGACCCCGGGGACACGACCAACAGCTTCGCCTACCTCGGGGCGATCCTCGTCGCGACGGTCGTGATGCTGGCCGCGATCAAGTTCGACGCCCGCTGGTTCATCCGCGGGCTGATCGTCTTCACCAGCGGCCTGCTGTCGTGGTACGTCCTGAACGTCGTCGTGCCGCCGGTCGTCACCGTCCCGGCCGGCGGCGCGGCGGTGAACGTCCTCGCCGTCGCGGGCGCGGCCGCCATCGTCGTCGGTCTACTCGTCCACCCCGAGTGGTACGTCATCGACGCGGCCGGGATCATCATGGGGGCGGGCGCGGCGGGCATCTTCGGGATCAGCTTCGGCATCTTGCCCGCCATCGTCCTCCTGACGGCGCTCGCCGTCTACGACGCGATCAGCGTCTACGGCACCGAACACATGCTCACGCTCGCCGAGGGCGTGATGGACCTGAACGTCCCCATCATGTTCGTGGTCCCGACGTCGCTGCCGTACTCCTTCCTCGACGCCGGGGACGGCGCGGACTCGACCGACGGCGAGGGGGCCGACGACCCCGAGGGAACCGCCGACGCCGCCGCGGCTGCGCCGAACGGCGGCGAGCCGGCGGCCGACGGGGACGCCGACTCGGTCACCGACGAAGGACCGATGGAGCGCGACGCGCTGTTCATCGGCCTCGGCGACGCGGTGATGCCGACGATCATCGTCGCCAGCGCGGCCTTCTTCGTCGACGCCGGGACGATAGAAGTGCCGGGCATCGCGCTCAACCTCGCGGCGCTGTCCGCGATGGTCGGGACGACGCTCGGCCTGCTCGCGCTGATGACGATGGTGCTGAAGGGGCGGGCACACGCCGGCCTCCCGCTGCTCAACGGCGGTGCGATCGGCGGCTACCTCGTCGGCGCGATGGCGAGCGGCCTGACGCTCGTCCAGGCGCTCGGGCTGTAA